The Apium graveolens cultivar Ventura unplaced genomic scaffold, ASM990537v1 ctg4983, whole genome shotgun sequence genomic interval TACCAGTGTTGGAGTACCAAATCAATATTGCTAATTTGAAAGTCCAGGCTGGAAGATTAATTTGTATGTGTTTTCTTTTCAGCACATCAAGCTCCCTGTGTTCTGGATGCCAGAATTTCATGGGAAAAGGTTTAAATAATGGACCccagaattttgttccaggaaaTTGTGCGAAGCGGTTGATCCAGTATCACAAGTTGCATCTTAATGCTAATGTAAAACTTCAAGTTTTTTGAGTTGGTCTTCATCAGCATAGGGCACATTTACTCATTGtatttatgattttatttattaCAGGCTAGCATAGAGTGTCTCACAGCTTCTCCCCATAACGTCAAAGGTAGATTCATTTATTTCAGCATACTTCTAGCCATTGCAACCACTGTCCTATTTCTTCGTTCCATCACCCCATTCTGTTGTGGAGAGTAGGGAGCTTTGTAGTGTCTTTCTATTCCGCTTTCCTCACATAATGTTGTAAAATCTTGAGAACAAAATTTTACTACACGATCAGTTCTGAGAGTCTTTACTCGCTTGTCTGTTCCATTTTCAACATGTGCTTTGAACTTCTTAAATGCATTAAGGGTTTCATCCTTACTTTTTAGAGTATATGACCACATTATTCGACTGAAATCGTCCACCAAAAGAAGAAAATACCTGTTGCCACCAGTTGTTGCGGGAGATATCGGACCACAAAGATCACCATGAACCAATTCAAGCACTTGTTTCGCACAGAATTTGCTTTGAGATGGGAACGATTTTCTGACCTGTTTGGACATCGAACAATCTGTGCACATAGTCTTTGGATTCTCAAACTTCGGCAACCCATGCACCATTTGTGTAGAATGCATAAGTGTCAAAGCTTGAAAATTCATGTGGCCAGTGAATGCCATAACCAAGGTAATTCATCTGTCTTAGAGATTGACAATGCAGGCTTACTGGTTTCTATAGTTATTTTATAAAATCTATTAGGGGATCTTTTCACCTTCATAAGtcgttttcttgatttttcaaaCACCCACAAGTACTCACCATTTAAGACGACTTTGTTTCCAACTCCAGACAATTCTCCAAGACTAATTATGTTATTGCAAAGCAAATGGATATAATTTACCTCTTCGACGGTGTGTTCTTCCCCATTTTTGCATGCAAAGACCACATGGCTTTTCCCCTTTATTTCAACTGGTGAGCCATTTCCAAACCTCACTTGCCCAGTTACTCCCTCGTCAAGTTCTCTAAACTTTGATCGTAATCCTGTCACTTGATTACTCGCACCATTATCCAAATACCACAGGTTTGAATCAGCACGTTCACCATCGTGCACAAGTTTTGGTACAACCTTTTCTTCATTTAGCAACACCATTTCTTCCCCTTGTTTACTGTGTTTGGCCAATAAGAGTGCTAGCTCGTCATCCTTGATTTGTGCCATGTTTATTTCTTACTTTTGTTCCTTTTCTCTCCCGGTTTTTCGACACTCTGCAGCGAAGTAACCATATATGCCGCAGTTATAGCATTTTACTCTGCTTTTGTCGCGTAACCCACGTCCACCTTCCTTTCAACGATTTCTTTGGCTGGACGACCCCTCTGCACCTCCTCTGCTATTCCGTTTGATCCACTCCTCCCTAGTCAACAGAAGTTTTCCATCACTGTTTTCCCATTTTATTTGTAAAAGTTTGGAGATTGTAATATGAGTTTATACCTCTTTTTTCATCTTCAATTCATGATACAGTTTATTTGACCAGTTTCTGAGAAATTATTTTTAGCCAATGTTGGCTATTGATATTCCTTCCCATAAACTATATTGGCTATTGATATGCCTTCCTAGAAACTATATGCAGTAACAGGTTTCGACCATATTGATTTTCTTTTAGAAACATTGTCTAAGGAtttttttcacaaataaatatGTACATATGTACTTATGCTAGATATTAATTAGATATCAAAGATATTAATAGGATTATTTTGGATATCTATCAAGTTGGacttttcaaaatttaaatttcatgaaatatgctgttattaaatattaaagtaaaaataAGTTGGGAAAAAGATTTTTAATGTATTTTGGAGTTCTATCTCGAATTCTCTATACTCGAGGCATGTTGGTTTGTTGTGTACTTCCTAGAAACCCTATGATTTTTGTATTAATTTCAATAGGTTATCTGAAGTTGCATTTGAATCATAATAATGAAAATATTCTATTACTTAAGTAATGAAAAGGAAAACAAGTAATAATCAGATTATCAGAGTgttatttcaaataaaaattgatAAATATTGGGGAAATGTTATGATCGGTAGCTATACTGGTAGGCgcaaaaagaaaagagaagtaAAAAGGAGAAGACATCTTGTTACTTCACCCTGTTTTTGGTCAATGACTTTCACATCTGTACTTGTGTTTCAGCTAGTCCAGCAATACTTGGTAGTTCGAGCAGTGAAGATGGGGAGGCCTAATATGCACACAGAGTGGAGTAGCCCACTGGTGCATTCTAGAAGATAACCGAAAATTTAGCACCAAATCGGGGCATAACTTGTGCATGTTCTTCATCTCGGATTCCATCATACTCAGCAATTTGACTTGATGTTTATGTTAAAAACATCAAAGTACTTTTTAATAGTTTTTAATAGTTTTTAATAGTTTTTTTCCATTGTGAAAGCATCTTCTGTTCAGCTGGAGGTTCAATATTAAGACGATATATGCACACAGAGTGGAGTAGCCCACTGGTGCATTCTAGAAGATAACCGTAAATTTAGTACCAAATCGGGGCATAACTTGTGCATGTTCTTCATCTCAGATTCCATCATACTCAGCAATTTGACTTGGTGTTTATGTTAAAAAATATCAAAGTactttttaatagttttttcCCCTGTTCCCCTATTCCCATGTGAAAGCCCCtaatttaatttgaataaattaatttaaCTTTTACTTCAAAAGatgatttttatataattattgttAAAATGCAATTAAATGGCTCCAAAAGTTTAACTGTcatgtaaatatataatattacaaaaacatagtaaaaataattttaaccTTGTGATTTGACAGGATTTTGCCCTCTTTGGTATGAAAAACAATGAGATTAAGAAGGTAGTACGTTGAGGGAAATAATTAACGTGCCTCTTTTGTTTTTGATGAATAATTACGGATCttgttttttaaattttgttgccaagttattttgtcttattgattattttcgtacgaaaatatataaagtaaactctctttatttttgtagtttttgcatatatgtgtattaatttaataataatagcaataataataataataataataataataataattttaatttatttgcattattatattaatattaatatttactGCTATAGGTGTGATGCAAGAATCATTTAGTAGTTGTTAGGGCTAGAATTCAATGTATCCTATGTTGGGTCGTTTAATCTAAACTTGGGAAGCTCGTTTATTTATTTCTTAGTTGCTATCTTAATTAAACTATCGTGCAAAGTTTGTTTGGATCGTGTTGACGTGGTCTAAAGAACTGGAAAGGGCGTTGTTGAATAAACGTTAGTCTTTGAGATGATGTAAGACTTTAGTTGTTTAGTTGCTATTGTGTAGGACATTTACTTGCATTATTTTAGTTTAAGTATTGTAGTTCATTATCAAATAATAAAAGTTGTTCAACGCTATCTTTATCAAAATACACATACAGACACTTAAGTTGCATATCTTTGTGCCAATATTCTggtggtatcagagctttggtCGTCCAGTTGATGCCCAAGTACATGCCAAAGACACAAACGATGGAGTCGGGGAAGATTAAAGAAGGAACGATCAGCTTGAGTTATCCAATGTTGTCACGAGCAAACTACACAGCATGGGCTATGAAAATGAAAGTATATATGTAGGCCCATGGAGTTTGGGAAGCGATATCACCAAAAGATCCCAAAACGACGGTGGTTGAAGACAAGGTAGATAAAATTGCTCTCGCAGCAATATACCAGGGCATACCAGAAGATGTCCTCTTATCCATTGCAGATAAGGAAACCGCCAAGGAAGCCTGGGATGCAATTAAAGTGACGTGCCAAGGTGCGGAGCGCGTCAAAACGGTGAAAGTACAGACTCTTAAGACGGAGTTCGAGTCTATGATGATGAAGGACACAGAGATTGTAGATCATTTCAGTATGAAACTGACAGGATTGGTCACAAACATTCGGGAATTAGGAGAGGAAGTAGCTGAAAGCTACGTGGTCAAAAAATTATTGCGTGTAGTTCCGTCAAAATTTTTACAATTGCCTCTACTATAGAACAATTTGGCAATCTGGACTCCATGACAGTAGAAGAAATCTTGGGCTCTCTTAAGGCCCATGAAGAACGCCTCAAAGGGCAAGTGGAAACTGGTGGAAATAAGCTATTACTCACCAGGGAGGAATGGATTGAATGAGAAAAAGATGAGAGTAAGCTGCTCACAAGGGAGGAATGGGCCAAGCGTACATACAAAGGCAACAGTGAGAGCTCGCAGAGAACTCATGGGAAAGATTACAACCGCGGCGCACGAGATAAAAGCAAGGTCCGTTGCTTCAACTGTAGTGCCTACGGGCATTATGCCGCTGAGTGCAAGAAACCGAAGCGAGACAGAGAAAGTAAAGGAAGAGGCACATATGGCACAAATATCCGATGAAGAGCCTGCACTATTATTGGTTGAGAGTAATGAAACCGAGAAAGTAAGTATGTTAATCAACGAGGAACGTGTGAGGCTAAATTTGAATCAAGACGACAAGGGGAAACATGTGAAATCTAACCTATGGTATTTAGACAATGGCGCGAGTAATCACATGACTGGGGAGTACTCAAAATTTGACAAACTAGATGAAAGCATTGTGGGTCAAGTAAAATTTGGTGACGGTTCAGTTGTGCAAATCAAGGCTAAGGGTTCAATCACGTTGAGATGCAAAAATGGAGAAGACGGGAAATTAAAAGAGGTATACTACATCCCTTCTTTACGTAGTAATATAATTAGCCTCGGGCAACTTGCTGAAGAGGGGTATAACGTAATGATCAGAGGTGAGTTCTTGTGGGTTCGAGATTTACAAGGTAACCTACTTATGAAAGTTAAACGATTCATGAATAGACTGTATAAAATGATAATTTACAGTGGCGATGCAAAATGTCTGATAGCACGATGCGAAAATGAAAACTGGCTGTGGCATTCACGCCTTGGCCATGTCAATTTCAAGGCCATGAAGCTCATGTCCTCAACCAACATGGTACACGGGATGCCTGCTATCAATCAACCAGATGAAATTTATACTGGCTGCCTTATGTCAAAACAGATCAGAAAGATGTTCCCAAATCAATCAAAGTTCTCAGCCACCATACCACTCGAATATGTGCATGGAGATCTCTGTGGTCCAATTACACCTTGCACTCCTGGAGgtaataaatatatttttgtcTTAATTGATGATTACAGTCGAGCTATGTGGACTTACCTTCTGAAAAATAAAAGTGAAACTCTTAATGCCTTCAAAAGATTTCGCATGTTGGTTGAAAATAGCCCAGGAAAGAGGATACGTACTTTCAGATCGAATAATGGTGGAGAATTTACCTCAAGGGACTTTACCCAGTATTGTGAGGAGGCTGGGATTAATCGCCACTTTTATGCCCCATATTCTCCGCAGCAAAACAGAGTAGTTGAACGGCGTAACAGAACCTTGATTGAGATGTCGCGAAGCTTACTCAAGGAAAAGAATATGCCAAACTACTTCTGGGGGGAGGCAATTAGACACTCAACTTATTTACTGAATAGACTTCCTACACGTGCAATTACGGGCATTACCCCTTATGAAGCTTGGTCGGACAAAAAGCATCACGTAGATCATATCCGGGTGTTCGGTTGTTTGGCCCACATGAAGGAACCACATGTAAATCTAAAAAAACTCGATAACAGGAGCAGAGCTGTAATTCACCTAGTCAAGGAACCGGGCACAAAGGCGTACAGACTTTTTGATTCTGTCACAAAGAAAATTTATGTGAGTCGTGATGTCATCTTCGAAGAAATGAAAACATGGGACTGGTGCAAAGAAAATGATGTAAATATAATGAAATCTGGAAATTTCTGTGTAGTTACAAATTATCGAGAGGAAAATGCCAACAACAATTTTGAAGAAGGGACACCAAGTTTCCAAGAAGCAAAAGTGGCTGATGAAAGTACAGATAGTGACCAGATATTGAGTTCGAGTACGTCGCCTCAAAATTCAGAAACAGAAGAAAGTGGAGACATAAGTGATCATAGTGAGCCAAACCTCAGTGTAACAAACTCCAGTTCCGAGGATGAGCAACCTATGAAATTCAAAACTCTTAGTGAAATATATGATTCTACTGAACCTGTCGAGCTGGAAGATGATGAACTGTATCTCATGGGAATAGATAAGCCAACCAATTATTTTCAAGAAGCAAAAGGAGACGAGTGGAAGAAGGCAATGCAAGTCGAATGGACGCTGTTGAAAGAAATGGCACATGGGAACTAACTGAATTGCCAAAGGGAGGTAAAGCTATTGATCTCAAGTGGATTTATAAATTGAAACGAGATGTTGCTGGGaacatcataaaacacaaggctaGAATTGTAGCCAAAGGATACGTACAAAAGAAAGGGGTGGATTTCGATGAGGTATTCACCCCTGTTACTCGTATTGAAACGATCAGGCTACTATTAGCACTTGCAGCAAAAGAAAATTGGGAGGTACACCACCTCGATGTAAAGACTGCATTCTTGAATGGGGAAATCAACGAGGAAGTGTTCGTTAAGCAGCCTGAGGGGTATGTTAAACGTGGAAGAAAGCACCTTGTTTATAAGCTCTTGAAGGCTCTATACGGACTACGACAAGCCCCAAGAGCCTGGTACTCAAAATTAAACAAGTGTCTGGAAGGATTAGGTTTTGTCAGATGTGCCTATGAACAAACTGTGTATACAAGGCACGTGGGAAAAGAAGTGCTAATCGTAGGCGTTTATGTCGATGATTTGCTGGTAACCGGCTCAAACACTGTCCAAATTAAAGAATTCAAGGAACAGATGGCTAAAAGCTTTGATATGAGCGATATGGGAAAACTCACATATTACCTGGGCATTGAAGTGGAGCAAGGTAATGGGTACATTCAACTGAAGCAAACTGGATACGCAAAGAAGATTCTTAACAAGGCAGGAATGCTGTACTATAACTCAACTAAAATGCCAATACATCCCAAGGAGATTCTCAACAAAGATGAAGAAGGCATGCCAGTCGACTCTACTAATTTTAAAAGCATGATAGGCGGGCTGAGATATCTAGTTCAGACACGTCCTGATCTACCCTATTCAGCAGGCATTGTTAGCAGATTTATGGAGAGGCCCACACTGATGCATCAAAACGCAGTGAAACGTATCTTACGTTATGTCAAGGGAACGATGGATTTGGGTTTAGTCTACACAAAAGATGAGAAAAACAATGTGGTGATTGGGTACTCTGATAGTGACCTTGCAGGAAATGTGGAGGACAGGAAAAGTACGGGGGGCATGCTTTTCTACCTCACCAAAAGTCTGATAACATGGAATTCACAGAAACAAATGTGCATTGCCCTTTCCTCGTGCGAAGGAGAATTCACGGCGGCAACAGCAGCCTCTTGTCAAGCAGTGTGGTTAAGGAAGCTGCTGTCTCAGATTACAGGATTATATATACAACTTGTGACATTGTTTATAGATAATAAGTCAGCCATCGACTTAGCAAAAAACCCTGTTTTTCATGGTAGAAGTAAGCATATCGACATCCGGTTTTATTTCATAAGAGAATGCATTGAAAATGGGGACATAATCGTGAAGCACATATGCTCAGACGAGCAGAGGGCAGACTCGTTAACTAAGGCACTAAACGCTGTCAGATTTGAACGAATGAGAGACTTAGGGGTCATTTGTTAACCCCTGTACCATACCAAAAGTACTGGACGAGACTTGAATCACCTGTCCAGATTGTTTGATAAATTTTTATGTTAGCTTGATGAGCCAAGAATTTAGCTGGATGACTCATTCAAAAAAATATAGCTCGATGGTTCATATAACCTAGGATATAGTAAGTTTTATCAGGTGATATCAAACCACTAGATcataatacaaaaatataatatatttatttatactaCATACGTGATTTTCttaaaaaaagtataaaattaaaatttcatgccatatattaattttatttaacatttatacttatatttttagtttaaaatatgtttatattcaaataataatgtGGATTTTAATATTAATACATTTGTCTAAAATttgtttaataattttaaaattaaacttacaattatatatttttcATGTTTACGACTGAAAATATTGTTTACTCTTTAAATCTTTAAGAGGAttatatttattcaaaatatatgtatgcttttattattaaattttcaaaatacgtgtaaattgttatttgattattaagattaaaaTACAAATTAATTTTTACATATACGTAAGGATATGATCAACAAATATTATCGTTCAgaaattttgatatttatttaccAAACAGGATTAACAGTCCAGCATTCAGATTGTCAATCGTTCAGAATTTTAATCGTACAGAAAAAATGattcagatttaacaaatgacCCCTTACTTGGAGTAAGAAGGTTTGTTAAgacaagtttagattaagggggagtttGTTGGGTCGTTTAATCTAAACTTGGGAAGCTGGTTTATTTATTTCTTAGTTGCTATCTTAATTAAACTGTCGTGCAAAGTTTGTTTGGATCGTGTTGACGTGGTCTAAAGAACTGGAAAGGGCGTTGCTGAATAAACGTTAGTCTTTGAGATGATGTAGGACTTCAGTTGTTTAGTTGCTATTTTGTAGGACATTTACTTGCATTGTTTTAGTTTAAGTATTGTGGTTCATtatcaaataaaaaaaaactgttcAACGCTATCTTTATCAAAATACACATACAGACACTTAAGTTGCATATCTTTGTGCCAATATCCTATAATGAAAACCTCCTTACTAGTTACTAGCTTATCATGTATATTTTTCTAGGCATTTAATACAAACAACCAAAAAACCCTCGTATATATTTGCTAATTATCTTATAAATAAACCCTCTCTGCTCTTATTGTATATagttattatattattaattatttttatgtagGAGAATGGTTTCTTGGTTTTGGTTTTGTTGGTAATTTATGTTCCTAGGTATGGAATGATGTATAAGCTAAAACTCTTTTATAGAATTTTTTCGGTAGGTAACTGTAAAAATCTAACTCAAAATATAAGGTTTAGCTTGTTCTTTCAAGCTTGATAGGAGAATTCCCTTTTTAATATTGAGAGTAGGATACTAACAGTATTAAGGTATCTGGTATTTACTTGGAGAAAGCTTCTGAGCAGTTTAAAATGTTTTGTAATCATATACCAGTGTTGGAGTACCAAATCAATATTGCTAATTTGAAAGTCCAGGCTGGAAGATTAATTTGTATGTGTTTTCTTTTCAGCACATCAAGCTCCCTGTGTTCTGGATGCCAGAATTTCATGGGAAAAGGTTTAAATAATGGAcccaagaattttgttccaggaaaTTGTGCGAAGCGGTTGATCCAGTATCACCAGTTGCATCTTAATGCTAATGTAAAACTTCAAGTTTTTTGAGTTGGTCTTCATCAGCATAGGGCACATTTACTCATTGtatttatgattttatttattaCAGGCTAGCATAGAGTGTCTCACAGCTTCTCCCCATAACGTCAAAGGTAGATTCATTTATTTCAGCATACTTCTAGCCATTGCAACCACTGTCCTATTTCTTCGTTCCATCACCCCATTCTGTTGTGGAGAGTAGGGAGCTTTGTAGTGTCTTTCTATTCCGCTTTCCTCACATAATGTTGTAAAATCTTGAGAACAAAATTTTACTACACGATCAGTTCTGAGAGTCTTTACTCGCTTGTCTGTTCCATTTTCAACATGTGCTTTGAACTTCTTAAATGCATTAAGGGCTTCATCCTTACTTTTTAGAGTATATGACCACATTATTCGACTGAAATCGTCCACCAAAAGAAGAAAATACCTGTTGCCACCAGTTGTTGCGGGAGATATCGGACCACAAAGATCACCATGAACCAATTCAAGCACTTGTTTCGCACAGAATTTGCTTTGAGATGGGAACGATTTTCTGACCTGTTTGGACATCGAACAATCTGTGCACATAGTCTTTGGATTCTCAAACTTCGGCAACCCATGCACCATTTGTGTAGAATGCATAAGTGTCAAAGCTTGAAAATTCATGTGGCCAGTGAATGCCATAACCAAGGTAATTCATCTGTCTTAGAGATTGACAATGCAGGCTTACTGGTTTCTATAGTTATTTTATAAAATCTATTAGGGGATCTTTTCACCTTCATAAGtcgttttcttgatttttcaaaCACCCACAAGTACTCACCATTTAAGACGACTTTGTTTCCAACTTCAGACAATTCTCCAAGACTAATTATGTTATTGCAAAGCAAATGGATATAATTTACCTCTTCGACGGTGTGTTCTTC includes:
- the LOC141702394 gene encoding uncharacterized protein LOC141702394 → MTFTSVLVFQLVQQYLVVRAVKMGRPNMHTEWSSPLDFALFGMKNNEIKKAHGVWEAISPKDPKTTVVEDKVDKIALAAIYQGIPEDVLLSIADKETAKEAWDAIKVTCQGAERVKTVKVQTLKTEFESMMMKDTEIVDHFSMKLTGLVTNIRELGEEVAESYVVKKLLRVVPSKFLQLPLL